A genomic region of Mitsuaria sp. 7 contains the following coding sequences:
- the greA gene encoding transcription elongation factor GreA yields the protein MATTIPLTKRGAEKLKEELHRLKTVERHAVINAISEARAQGDLSENAEYEAAKDKQGFIEGRIIEIEGKLSSAQVIDPSSVNAGGRVVFGTTVDLEEEESGNEVTYQIVGDDEADLKQGLISISSPIARALIGKEAGDVAEVVAPGGIKRYEIVDVRYI from the coding sequence ATGGCCACGACGATCCCACTGACCAAGCGCGGCGCTGAGAAGCTCAAGGAAGAACTGCATCGGCTGAAGACGGTCGAGCGGCATGCCGTGATCAACGCCATCTCGGAAGCCCGCGCGCAGGGCGACCTGTCGGAGAACGCCGAGTACGAGGCGGCCAAGGACAAGCAGGGCTTCATCGAAGGCCGCATCATCGAGATCGAGGGCAAGCTGTCGTCGGCGCAGGTGATCGACCCGTCGTCGGTGAATGCCGGCGGCCGGGTGGTGTTCGGCACCACGGTCGACCTGGAGGAGGAAGAGTCCGGCAATGAGGTCACCTACCAGATCGTCGGCGACGACGAGGCCGATCTGAAGCAGGGCCTGATCTCGATCAGCTCCCCGATCGCCCGCGCGCTGATCGGCAAGGAAGCCGGGGATGTCGCCGAAGTCGTGGCGCCCGGCGGCATCAAGCGCTACGAGATCGTCGACGTCCGCTATATCTGA
- a CDS encoding DUF4149 domain-containing protein codes for MLLRIRALLASLWAGELLAVALLAAPNAFATLERAAAGKYVARLFEMDARFALAAGVLLILMERRLHRDGVTRGSAMSADFWLPLVAIGCTAAGFYALQPLMEAARQGQGSWTFLQLHAVSLALFGVRTIAVLVLAWRVNGAAFR; via the coding sequence ATGCTGCTGCGGATCCGCGCGCTGCTGGCTTCGCTGTGGGCCGGCGAACTGCTGGCGGTCGCTTTGCTGGCAGCGCCGAATGCGTTCGCGACCCTTGAGCGGGCTGCGGCCGGCAAGTACGTGGCGCGACTGTTCGAGATGGATGCCCGCTTCGCGCTGGCGGCCGGCGTTCTGCTGATCCTGATGGAGCGCCGCCTGCACCGCGACGGCGTGACGCGCGGCTCGGCGATGAGCGCGGACTTCTGGCTGCCGCTGGTGGCCATCGGATGCACCGCCGCCGGTTTCTACGCGCTGCAGCCGTTGATGGAAGCCGCGCGGCAAGGGCAGGGGAGCTGGACTTTCCTGCAACTGCACGCGGTGTCGCTGGCGCTCTTCGGCGTGAGAACCATCGCCGTACTGGTCCTGGCCTGGCGGGTGAACGGCGCGGCGTTCCGCTGA
- a CDS encoding YhbY family RNA-binding protein — protein MPAIQLTPAQRKEKRADAHHLDPVVMIGGDGLTAAVTKEVDLALKSHGLIKVRVMSDDRDGREAILATLAEELDAAPIQHIGKLLVLWRPMPEKEKAAPKDDARSAPKIVKIVKFSKSGNNRPQIKKVTVLGNQRVTYGGEVKRAKKPRQTSVKKSSQG, from the coding sequence ATGCCTGCTATTCAATTGACCCCTGCCCAGCGCAAGGAAAAACGCGCCGACGCTCATCACCTGGATCCTGTGGTGATGATAGGCGGCGATGGCCTGACGGCCGCCGTCACCAAGGAGGTCGACCTCGCACTGAAGTCCCACGGACTGATCAAGGTGCGCGTCATGTCCGACGACCGCGATGGCCGCGAAGCCATTCTCGCCACCTTGGCTGAGGAGCTCGACGCCGCGCCCATCCAGCACATCGGCAAGCTCCTCGTCCTGTGGCGCCCGATGCCGGAGAAGGAAAAGGCCGCCCCCAAGGACGACGCCCGCTCGGCGCCCAAGATCGTCAAGATCGTGAAGTTCTCGAAGAGCGGCAACAACCGTCCGCAGATCAAGAAAGTCACCGTGCTGGGCAATCAGCGCGTCACCTACGGCGGTGAGGTCAAGCGCGCCAAGAAGCCGCGCCAGACCAGCGTGAAGAAGTCCAGCCAAGGCTGA
- a CDS encoding RlmE family RNA methyltransferase: MKVDTKSKKLNKAWLNNHVNDTYVKLAQKEGYRSRAAYKLKEIDEEFQLIRPGQWVVDLGACPGAWSQYLRRRFAPKEAGAGGAAVGELNGRIIALDLLDFEPIEGVEFVQGDFREDDVLARLESMLDGRKVDVVVSDMAPNLSGIESTDAARMEHLIELALEFSQQHLKPEGALVAKVFHGSGYDQLVHAFRAKFRRVKTAKPKASRERSSENFLVGIGLKTR; this comes from the coding sequence ATGAAAGTCGATACCAAAAGCAAGAAGCTGAACAAGGCGTGGTTGAACAACCACGTCAACGACACCTACGTCAAATTGGCCCAGAAAGAGGGCTATCGCTCCCGCGCGGCCTACAAGCTCAAGGAGATCGACGAGGAATTCCAGTTGATCCGACCGGGGCAGTGGGTCGTCGACCTCGGCGCGTGCCCCGGGGCGTGGAGCCAGTACCTGCGCCGGCGTTTCGCGCCCAAGGAGGCGGGTGCGGGGGGCGCTGCGGTCGGCGAGCTGAACGGACGCATCATTGCGCTGGACCTGCTGGATTTCGAGCCGATCGAGGGCGTCGAGTTCGTGCAGGGCGATTTCCGCGAGGACGACGTGCTGGCCCGGCTCGAATCGATGCTCGACGGCCGCAAGGTGGACGTTGTCGTTTCGGACATGGCCCCCAATCTGTCGGGCATCGAAAGCACCGATGCGGCCCGCATGGAGCATCTCATCGAGCTGGCGCTGGAGTTCTCCCAACAACACCTGAAACCGGAAGGCGCGCTGGTTGCCAAGGTGTTCCACGGCAGCGGGTATGACCAGCTGGTGCACGCCTTCCGCGCCAAGTTCAGGCGGGTGAAAACGGCCAAGCCGAAGGCGTCCCGGGAGAGATCGTCGGAGAACTTCCTCGTCGGCATCGGGTTGAAAACGCGATGA
- the ftsH gene encoding ATP-dependent zinc metalloprotease FtsH: MNNQWFSKVAVWMVIALVLFTVFKQFDRSATQGTQTGYSEFLEEVRAKRVKQVILQEFPGGSTEIQATTSDGSKLRTSAPYLDRGLIGDLINNGVKFDVKPREEPSVLMNILLSWGPMLLLIAVWVYFMRQMQGGGKGGAFSFGKSKARMLDEANNTTTFADVAGCDEAKEEVKELVDFLKDPQKFQKLGGRIPRGVLLVGPPGTGKTLLAKAIAGEAKVPFFTISGSDFVEMFVGVGAARVRDMFEQAKKSAPCIIFVDEIDAVGRHRGAGLGGGNDEREQTLNQMLVEMDGFDTNLGVIVMAATNRPDILDPALLRPGRFDRQVYVTLPDVRGREQILNVHMRKVPVGQDVRADILARGTPGFSGADLANLVNEAALFAARRNGRVVDMQDFEKAKDKIMMGPERKSMVMPEEERKNTAYHEAGHALVARLLPKTDPVHKVTVIPRGRALGVTMQLPEGDRYSMDKDRMLSTISVLFGGRIAEEVFMNQMTTGASNDFERATAIARDMVTRYGMTDELGPMVYADNEGEVFLGRSVTKTTNMSEETMRKVDQEIRRIIDEQYTTARDLIEGNKDKMHAMATALLEWETIDADQINDIMEGRPPRPPKDWTPPANKPDSGGTPAVTTGSAPAAA, from the coding sequence GTGAACAATCAGTGGTTCTCGAAAGTAGCTGTTTGGATGGTGATCGCCCTGGTGCTGTTCACTGTCTTCAAGCAGTTCGATCGCAGCGCAACCCAGGGGACCCAGACGGGCTATTCGGAGTTCCTCGAAGAGGTCCGTGCCAAACGCGTCAAGCAGGTCATCCTGCAGGAGTTCCCCGGCGGCAGTACCGAGATCCAGGCGACGACCAGCGACGGCAGCAAGCTGCGCACGAGCGCCCCGTACCTGGATCGCGGCCTGATCGGCGACCTGATCAACAACGGCGTCAAGTTCGACGTCAAGCCCCGTGAAGAACCCTCGGTGCTGATGAACATCCTGCTCAGCTGGGGCCCGATGCTCCTGCTGATCGCCGTGTGGGTGTACTTCATGCGCCAGATGCAGGGCGGCGGCAAGGGCGGTGCGTTCAGCTTCGGCAAGTCGAAGGCGCGCATGCTCGACGAGGCCAACAACACCACGACCTTCGCCGACGTCGCCGGATGCGACGAAGCCAAGGAAGAGGTCAAGGAGCTCGTCGACTTCCTGAAGGACCCGCAGAAGTTCCAGAAGCTCGGCGGCCGGATCCCGCGCGGCGTGCTGCTGGTCGGTCCTCCGGGGACCGGCAAGACGCTGCTGGCCAAGGCCATCGCCGGTGAGGCGAAGGTCCCGTTCTTCACGATCTCCGGCTCCGACTTCGTCGAGATGTTCGTCGGCGTCGGCGCGGCCCGTGTGCGCGACATGTTCGAGCAGGCCAAGAAGAGCGCCCCCTGCATCATCTTCGTCGACGAAATCGACGCGGTCGGCCGCCATCGTGGCGCCGGTCTGGGTGGCGGCAATGACGAGCGCGAGCAGACCCTCAACCAGATGCTGGTCGAGATGGACGGCTTCGACACCAACCTCGGCGTCATCGTGATGGCCGCGACCAACCGTCCTGACATCCTGGATCCGGCACTGCTGCGTCCGGGGCGTTTCGACCGTCAGGTCTATGTGACGCTGCCCGATGTGCGCGGCCGCGAACAGATCCTGAACGTGCACATGCGCAAGGTCCCCGTCGGTCAGGACGTGCGCGCCGACATCCTGGCGCGCGGCACCCCGGGCTTCTCGGGTGCCGACCTGGCCAACCTGGTCAACGAAGCCGCGCTGTTCGCTGCCCGTCGCAATGGCCGGGTGGTCGACATGCAGGACTTCGAGAAGGCCAAGGACAAGATCATGATGGGCCCCGAGCGGAAGTCCATGGTCATGCCCGAGGAAGAGCGCAAGAACACCGCCTATCACGAGGCCGGTCACGCGCTGGTGGCACGCCTGCTGCCGAAGACGGATCCGGTGCACAAGGTGACGGTGATCCCGCGCGGTCGCGCGCTGGGCGTGACGATGCAGCTGCCAGAAGGCGACCGCTACAGCATGGACAAAGACCGCATGCTGTCCACGATCTCCGTGCTGTTCGGTGGTCGGATCGCTGAAGAAGTCTTCATGAACCAGATGACGACCGGCGCCAGCAACGACTTTGAACGCGCCACGGCCATCGCCCGCGACATGGTCACCCGCTACGGCATGACCGATGAGCTGGGCCCCATGGTCTACGCCGACAACGAGGGGGAAGTCTTCCTGGGCCGTTCGGTCACGAAGACGACCAACATGTCGGAAGAGACCATGCGAAAGGTCGATCAGGAGATCCGCCGGATCATCGACGAGCAGTACACGACGGCCCGTGACCTGATCGAAGGCAACAAGGACAAGATGCACGCGATGGCGACGGCGCTGCTCGAATGGGAGACCATCGACGCCGACCAGATCAACGACATCATGGAAGGCCGTCCGCCGCGTCCGCCGAAGGACTGGACACCGCCGGCCAACAAGCCGGACAGCGGTGGCACCCCGGCGGTCACCACCGGCAGCGCCCCCGCAGCCGCCTGA
- the folP gene encoding dihydropteroate synthase — protein sequence MTSPSIWQTTRFDLDLAERPLVMGIVNVTPDSFSDGGQHADALSAINFCERLLGEGVDILDLGGESTRPGAPRLDADEEWKRLEPVLRAALNFGVPVSVDTCKTEVMRRALDLGVDIINDVQALRDEGADRLLAEHGSAGICLMHMRGQPAGMQQLADYDDVVVEVADFLRERMRHLIDIGVVAERITLDPGYGFAKTVEQNLTLQRRQRELLALGRPLLIGWSRKSTLGAVTGKAVDERMPASVGAALASVALGARVVRVHDVGATVDALKVWSAFGAPQG from the coding sequence ATGACTTCTCCCTCGATCTGGCAGACCACGCGCTTCGACCTCGATCTGGCCGAGCGGCCGTTGGTGATGGGCATCGTCAACGTGACGCCCGACTCCTTCTCCGACGGCGGCCAACATGCCGACGCGCTGAGCGCGATCAACTTCTGTGAGAGATTGCTTGGCGAGGGTGTCGACATCCTCGATCTCGGCGGTGAATCGACGCGACCGGGCGCCCCTCGGCTCGATGCCGATGAAGAGTGGAAGCGACTGGAGCCCGTGCTGCGGGCTGCGCTGAACTTTGGCGTTCCCGTGTCGGTCGATACCTGCAAGACCGAGGTGATGCGCCGTGCGCTGGATCTGGGCGTCGACATCATCAACGATGTGCAGGCGCTGCGCGATGAAGGCGCCGACAGGCTGCTGGCCGAGCATGGCAGCGCTGGCATCTGCCTGATGCACATGCGCGGTCAGCCCGCAGGCATGCAACAGCTGGCCGACTACGACGACGTCGTCGTCGAGGTCGCCGACTTCCTGCGTGAGCGGATGCGACATCTGATCGACATCGGTGTGGTGGCTGAACGGATCACGCTGGATCCGGGCTACGGTTTCGCCAAGACCGTCGAACAGAACCTGACGCTGCAACGGCGCCAGCGCGAATTGCTCGCGCTGGGACGGCCGTTGCTGATCGGCTGGTCGCGCAAGTCGACGCTCGGGGCTGTGACCGGCAAGGCGGTCGATGAGCGCATGCCGGCCAGCGTCGGTGCGGCACTGGCGTCGGTGGCGCTGGGCGCCCGCGTGGTGCGCGTGCACGACGTCGGTGCGACCGTGGACGCGCTCAAGGTCTGGTCGGCTTTCGGCGCACCCCAGGGCTGA
- the glmM gene encoding phosphoglucosamine mutase has protein sequence MSRKYFGTDGIRGTVGRTPITPDFMLRLGHAVGRVLKRSYAKPSVLIGKDTRISGYMLESALEAGFASAGVNVLLTGPLPTPGVAYLTRALRQHLGVVISASHNPFADNGIKFFSSKGEKLPDAWELDVEAVLDEPPVWVDSASLGRARRLDDAQGRYIEFCKASFSSDLSLRGMKLVIDAANGAAYQVAPSVFHELGAEIITIGNKPDGYNINDKVGATAPQALVAAVKEHQADYGIALDGDADRLQMVDGDGRLYNGDELLYVMVADRLARGERVPGAVGTLMTNMAVELALRQRDVEFVRAKVGDRYVLEELAARGWQLGGEGSGHLLSLDRHTTGDGIVSSLLVLEAVCRSGRRLADLLDGVTLFPQTLINVRLQADHLDWKSNPALARVEAEVMAELGDRGRVLIRKSGTEPLLRVMVEASDADLAQRCAERLADAIRGG, from the coding sequence ATGAGCCGGAAGTATTTCGGAACCGACGGTATTCGCGGAACCGTGGGCCGCACCCCCATCACCCCAGACTTCATGTTGAGGCTGGGCCATGCGGTGGGCCGCGTGCTCAAGCGCAGCTATGCCAAACCCAGCGTGCTGATCGGCAAGGACACCCGCATCTCGGGCTACATGCTCGAGTCCGCGCTGGAAGCCGGCTTCGCGTCCGCCGGGGTCAACGTGCTGCTGACCGGCCCGCTGCCGACCCCCGGCGTGGCCTACCTCACCCGGGCGCTGCGCCAGCACCTGGGGGTGGTGATCTCGGCCTCGCACAACCCGTTCGCGGACAACGGCATCAAGTTCTTCTCGTCCAAGGGCGAGAAGCTGCCCGACGCCTGGGAGCTGGACGTCGAGGCCGTGCTGGACGAGCCGCCGGTCTGGGTGGATTCCGCCAGCCTGGGTCGCGCCCGTCGCCTGGACGACGCGCAGGGACGCTACATCGAGTTCTGCAAGGCCAGCTTCAGCAGCGACCTCAGCCTGCGCGGCATGAAGCTCGTGATCGACGCGGCGAACGGCGCGGCCTACCAGGTGGCGCCGTCGGTGTTCCATGAGCTGGGCGCCGAGATCATCACGATCGGCAACAAGCCCGATGGCTACAACATCAACGACAAGGTCGGCGCCACGGCGCCCCAGGCGCTGGTCGCCGCCGTCAAGGAGCACCAGGCCGATTACGGCATCGCGCTCGACGGCGACGCCGACCGCCTGCAGATGGTCGACGGCGATGGCCGGCTCTACAACGGCGACGAACTGCTCTACGTGATGGTCGCGGACCGGCTGGCGCGCGGCGAGCGCGTTCCGGGTGCCGTCGGTACGCTGATGACGAACATGGCGGTCGAACTGGCGCTGCGCCAGCGGGACGTCGAATTCGTCCGCGCGAAGGTCGGCGACCGCTACGTGCTCGAGGAACTGGCCGCCCGCGGCTGGCAACTCGGCGGCGAGGGCTCCGGTCACCTGCTGTCGCTGGATCGTCACACGACGGGCGACGGCATCGTCAGCAGCTTGCTGGTGCTGGAGGCGGTCTGCCGCAGCGGCCGTCGACTGGCGGACCTGCTGGACGGCGTCACGCTGTTCCCGCAGACGCTGATCAACGTCCGTTTGCAGGCGGACCATCTGGACTGGAAGAGCAATCCTGCGCTGGCCCGCGTCGAAGCCGAGGTCATGGCCGAACTGGGCGACCGGGGGCGGGTCCTGATCCGCAAGTCGGGCACCGAACCGCTGCTGCGGGTCATGGTCGAGGCGAGCGATGCCGACCTGGCGCAGCGCTGCGCCGAACGCTTGGCGGACGCCATCCGCGGCGGCTGA
- the pstS gene encoding phosphate ABC transporter substrate-binding protein PstS: MNQLRAGLLFAACAAMFSAAHAQEVTGAGASFPAPVYAKWADAYNKSTGVRINYQSVGSGAGIKQIQAKTVDFGASDAPLKDDQLAKDGLVQFPTVIGGVVPVINVKGINPGQLKLDGKVLGDIYLGKVTKWNDPAIAALNSGVALPDAAIAVVRRADGSGTSFLFTNYLSKVNTEWKDKVGEGTAVNWPTGAGGKGNEGVSAFVTRLPNSIGYVEYAYAKQNKMTYVLLKNASGAFVSPSDDAFKAAAAGAKWEQSFYQVLTEQAGKDSWPITGATFILMHAAQDKPAQAAASLKFFDWAYTQGDKIADELDYVPLPAAVKELVRKQWAGQVKDTAGKAVSFK; this comes from the coding sequence ATGAATCAACTGCGTGCTGGCCTGCTGTTCGCCGCGTGCGCCGCGATGTTCTCCGCGGCCCATGCTCAAGAGGTGACCGGTGCGGGTGCTTCGTTCCCGGCTCCCGTGTACGCCAAGTGGGCCGACGCCTACAACAAGTCCACCGGTGTCCGCATCAACTATCAATCGGTCGGTTCCGGCGCCGGCATCAAGCAGATCCAGGCCAAGACCGTCGACTTCGGCGCGTCCGACGCCCCCCTGAAGGACGACCAGCTGGCCAAGGACGGCCTGGTCCAGTTCCCGACGGTGATCGGCGGCGTCGTGCCGGTGATCAACGTCAAGGGCATCAACCCGGGCCAGCTGAAGCTGGACGGCAAGGTCCTGGGCGACATCTACCTGGGCAAGGTCACGAAGTGGAATGACCCCGCCATCGCCGCCCTGAACTCGGGCGTCGCGCTGCCGGACGCCGCCATCGCCGTGGTCCGCCGCGCCGACGGTTCGGGCACCAGCTTCCTGTTCACGAACTACCTGTCCAAGGTCAACACCGAATGGAAGGACAAGGTCGGTGAAGGCACGGCCGTGAACTGGCCGACGGGCGCCGGCGGCAAGGGCAACGAAGGCGTCTCCGCCTTCGTGACGCGTCTGCCGAACTCGATCGGCTACGTCGAATACGCCTACGCCAAGCAGAACAAGATGACCTACGTGCTGCTGAAGAACGCCAGCGGCGCCTTCGTCAGCCCGAGCGACGACGCCTTCAAGGCCGCCGCCGCCGGTGCCAAGTGGGAACAGTCGTTCTACCAGGTGCTGACCGAGCAGGCCGGCAAGGACAGCTGGCCCATCACCGGCGCCACCTTCATCCTGATGCACGCCGCCCAGGACAAGCCGGCCCAGGCCGCCGCGTCGCTGAAGTTCTTCGACTGGGCCTACACCCAGGGCGACAAGATCGCCGACGAGCTGGACTATGTCCCGCTGCCGGCCGCCGTGAAGGAACTGGTCCGCAAGCAGTGGGCCGGTCAGGTGAAGGACACCGCGGGCAAGGCGGTCAGCTTCAAGTGA
- the pstC gene encoding phosphate ABC transporter permease subunit PstC: MAAILPANSLDRGQERAKPDGRPPQRRRVAPWADTVFSLLTHAAAWVTLALLVGIIGSLLVGAAPAIKQFGLGFLVSTDWDPVQEKFGGLVMIYGTLMTSFIALLIAVPVSFGIALFLTELAPGWLRRPLGIAIELLAAVPSIVYGMWGLFVFGPLLATYVQTPLQNLLGGVPVLGGLVSGPPVGLGILSAGIILAIMIIPFIASVMRDVFEVTPAMLKESAYGLGSTTWEVVWKVVLPYTKTGVIGGIMLGLGRALGETMAVTFVIGNMNQLSSLSLFEAANTITSVLANEFGESGPGSLHQASLLYLALVLFFITFVVLAFSKVLLNKLKKNEGTRT; encoded by the coding sequence GTGGCCGCAATACTTCCAGCCAATTCCCTCGATCGAGGCCAGGAGCGCGCGAAGCCGGACGGCCGTCCGCCGCAGCGCCGCCGCGTCGCGCCCTGGGCCGACACGGTGTTCTCGCTGCTGACGCACGCCGCGGCCTGGGTCACGCTGGCGCTGCTGGTCGGCATCATCGGCTCGCTGCTGGTGGGCGCCGCGCCCGCGATCAAGCAGTTCGGCCTGGGCTTCCTCGTGTCGACGGACTGGGATCCGGTGCAGGAGAAGTTCGGCGGACTCGTGATGATCTACGGCACGCTGATGACCTCGTTCATCGCGCTGCTGATCGCCGTGCCGGTGAGCTTCGGCATCGCGCTGTTCCTGACGGAACTGGCCCCGGGCTGGCTGCGCCGCCCGCTGGGCATCGCGATCGAGCTGCTGGCCGCCGTGCCGTCCATCGTCTACGGCATGTGGGGCCTGTTCGTGTTCGGCCCGCTGCTGGCGACCTACGTGCAGACGCCGCTGCAGAACCTGCTCGGCGGCGTGCCGGTCCTGGGCGGCCTGGTCTCCGGCCCGCCGGTGGGTCTGGGCATCCTGTCGGCCGGCATCATCCTGGCCATCATGATCATCCCGTTCATCGCCTCGGTGATGCGTGACGTCTTCGAGGTCACGCCCGCGATGCTCAAGGAGTCCGCCTACGGCCTGGGCTCGACCACCTGGGAGGTGGTCTGGAAGGTCGTGCTCCCGTACACCAAGACCGGTGTCATCGGCGGCATCATGCTGGGCCTGGGGCGCGCGCTGGGCGAGACCATGGCGGTGACCTTCGTGATCGGCAACATGAACCAGCTGAGCTCGCTGTCGCTGTTCGAGGCCGCCAACACCATCACCTCGGTGCTGGCCAACGAGTTCGGCGAATCCGGTCCCGGCAGCCTGCATCAGGCCTCGCTGCTGTACCTGGCCCTGGTCCTGTTCTTCATCACCTTCGTGGTGCTGGCGTTCTCCAAGGTCCTGCTCAACAAGCTCAAGAAGAACGAAGGAACCCGCACATGA
- the pstA gene encoding phosphate ABC transporter permease PstA: MSATTADRMAMYHKRRRINIIALSLSLAAMSMGLIWLIWILFETITQGIGGLNWATFTQMTPPPNTDDGGLANAIFGSALMVALATLVGTPIGVLAGVYLAEYGQKTWLGNSVRFINDILLSAPSIVIGLFVYSLIVLRFKGFSGWAGVMALALIVIPVVIRTTENMLNLVPGALREAAYALGTPKWKVIMTVTLKAARAGVLTGVLLALARVSGETAPLLLTAFNNRFWSTNLSGPMANLPKVIFDFAMSPYQNWQKLAWAAVFIITIGVLLLNILARFAFKQKH; the protein is encoded by the coding sequence ATGAGCGCCACCACCGCCGACCGCATGGCGATGTACCACAAGCGGCGCCGGATCAACATCATCGCGCTGTCGCTGTCGCTCGCGGCGATGTCGATGGGCCTGATCTGGCTGATCTGGATCCTGTTCGAAACCATCACGCAGGGGATAGGCGGCCTGAACTGGGCCACCTTCACCCAGATGACGCCGCCGCCCAACACCGACGACGGCGGTCTGGCCAACGCGATCTTCGGTTCCGCGCTGATGGTGGCCCTGGCCACCCTCGTGGGCACGCCCATCGGGGTGCTGGCGGGGGTCTACCTGGCCGAGTACGGCCAGAAGACCTGGCTGGGCAACAGCGTCCGCTTCATCAACGACATCCTGCTGTCGGCCCCGTCGATCGTGATCGGCCTGTTCGTGTACAGCCTGATCGTGCTGCGCTTCAAGGGCTTCTCCGGCTGGGCCGGCGTGATGGCGCTGGCGCTGATCGTGATCCCGGTGGTGATCCGCACGACGGAGAACATGCTGAACCTGGTGCCCGGCGCGCTGCGCGAGGCTGCCTACGCGCTCGGCACGCCGAAGTGGAAGGTCATCATGACCGTGACGCTGAAGGCCGCCCGCGCCGGTGTCCTGACCGGCGTGCTGCTGGCCCTGGCCCGCGTCTCCGGCGAGACCGCGCCGCTGCTGCTGACCGCCTTCAACAACCGCTTCTGGTCGACCAACCTGTCCGGTCCGATGGCCAACCTGCCGAAGGTGATCTTCGACTTCGCCATGAGCCCGTACCAGAACTGGCAGAAGCTCGCTTGGGCGGCGGTGTTCATCATCACGATCGGCGTGCTGCTCCTGAACATCCTCGCGCGCTTCGCCTTCAAGCAGAAGCATTGA
- the pstB gene encoding phosphate ABC transporter ATP-binding protein PstB, with protein sequence MDVKVDMPVTEKAKLSVKNLNFYYGSFHALKNINLDIPENKVTAFIGPSGCGKSTLLRTLNRMFQLYPEQRAEGQILLDGEDILTSKEDVSLIRAKVGMVFQKPTPFPMSIYDNIAFGVRLFETLSRVEMDERVEWALKKAALWNEVKDKLNQSGSGLSGGQQQRLCIARGIAIKPEVLLLDEPCSALDPISTGKIEELIHELKHDYTVAIVTHNMQQAARCSDYTAYMYLGDLIEFGPTAELFMKPKRKDTEDYITGRFG encoded by the coding sequence ATGGACGTCAAAGTCGACATGCCGGTGACCGAGAAGGCGAAGCTCTCGGTGAAGAACCTGAACTTCTACTACGGCAGTTTCCACGCGCTGAAGAACATCAACCTGGACATCCCCGAGAACAAGGTGACCGCGTTCATCGGTCCGTCGGGTTGCGGCAAGTCCACGCTGCTGCGCACGCTGAACCGCATGTTCCAGCTCTATCCGGAGCAGCGCGCCGAAGGCCAGATCCTGCTGGACGGCGAGGACATCCTCACCAGCAAGGAAGACGTCTCGCTGATCCGCGCCAAGGTCGGCATGGTGTTCCAGAAGCCGACGCCGTTCCCGATGTCGATCTACGACAACATCGCCTTCGGCGTGCGCCTGTTCGAGACGCTGTCGCGCGTCGAGATGGACGAGCGCGTCGAATGGGCGCTGAAGAAGGCCGCGCTGTGGAACGAGGTCAAGGACAAGCTGAACCAGAGCGGTTCGGGCCTGTCGGGCGGCCAGCAGCAGCGCCTGTGCATCGCGCGCGGCATCGCCATCAAGCCGGAAGTCCTGCTGCTGGACGAACCTTGCTCGGCGCTGGACCCGATCTCGACCGGCAAGATCGAAGAGCTCATCCACGAGCTCAAGCACGACTACACGGTCGCGATCGTGACCCACAACATGCAGCAGGCCGCGCGCTGCTCGGACTACACGGCCTACATGTACCTGGGCGACCTGATCGAATTCGGACCGACCGCGGAGCTCTTCATGAAGCCCAAGCGCAAGGACACCGAGGACTACATCACCGGACGCTTCGGCTGA